In Labrus mixtus chromosome 13, fLabMix1.1, whole genome shotgun sequence, a single genomic region encodes these proteins:
- the tmem169b gene encoding transmembrane protein 169 — translation MAFVGESQTEGEGSPQMISLRSDISGNHVDDGESGPSIRRKRRKKKDPRPESIIVYRSEMERGSGEEQGGEEGEERRAEEGAKFLCTPTGDDGGWSLPPDSRYVTLTGTITRGKKKGQLVDIHLTLTEKEIRDLAKSRERLDAECEAGEGYKRSCGLGVCQGPHVVLWSISCAPLVFLLSFITSFYYGTLTWYNVFLVYNEERTFWHKITICPFLIIFYPMLIMPMALSLALYSAVVQVSWAASEWWQVVRDLEKGFCGWACGKLGLEDCSPYSIVELLDSDTVSGTLQSKAPSELAQTSSV, via the exons ATGGCATTTGTAGGGGAGTCTCAGACTGAAGGAGAGGGCAGCCCCCAGATGATCTCCTTAAGGTCAGACATATCAGGGAACCATGTGGATGATGGAGAATCAGGTCCCTCCataaggaggaagaggaggaagaagaaagaccCACGTCCAGAGTCCATTATTGTCTACCGCTCTGAGATGGAGAGGGGATCTGGAGAGGAGCAAGGTggtgaggagggggaagagaggagagcggaggaaGGAGCCAAATTCCTCTGCACACCTACAGGCGATG ATGGAGGCTGGAGCCTTCCTCCAGACAGCCGCTACGTCACCCTGACAGGCACAATAaccagaggaaagaagaaaggcCAGCTGGTGGACATCCACCTCACATTGACAGAGAAGGAAATCAGGGATCTGGCCAAGTCGAGGGAACGTCTTGATGCAGAGTGTGAGGCAGGTGAAGGCTATAAACGCTCCTGTGGCTTAGGCGTGTGTCAGGGACCCCACGTTGTGCTGTGGAGCATCTCCTGCGCCCCTCtggttttcctcctctccttcatcacCTCCTTCTACTACGGCACCCTCACCTGGTACAACGTCTTCCTAGTGTACAATGAGGAGCGGACATTCTGGCACAAGATTACCATATGCCCCTTCCTCATCATCTTCTACCCCATGCTCATCATGCCCATGGCTCTGTCTCTGGCTCTGTACTCGGCAGTGGTGCAGGTGTCCTGGGCTGCCAGTGAATGGTGGCAGGTTGTGAGAGACCTGGAGAAAGGTTTCTGTGGCTGGGCCTGTGGGAAGCTGGGACTGGAGGACTGCTCGCCCTATAGCATAGTGGAGCTGCTTGACTCTGATACGGTCTCTGGAACTCTGCAGAGCAAAGCCCCCAGTGAACTCGCTCAGACATCATCAGTGTGA
- the xrcc5 gene encoding X-ray repair cross-complementing protein 5: MAGSKSASVLCMDVGFSMSNSAPGEEPPFELAKKVIQKFVQRQVFAETKDELALVLFGTDSTNNPLDKDGQYQNISVHRHLMMPDFDLLEEIQNQVHPQGSQADWLDALVVSMDLLQRETKDKKFDRLIIALLTDLNTQASSEHLDVIIENLKQANITLQFFLPFAAEEDEEGGGDGDRRGPGHHGTGKGLTSEQKDGLDMMKHIVLTLDEEDGLEEIYTFRNAIEQLCMFKRIERRPMAWPCQLTIGSALSIRIVGYKAVTEEKLKKSWTTVDAQSNKRDDVKRETVYCLDDDNETEVQKDDTIQGFRYGSDIVPFAKVDQDQMKYKHDGKCFAVLGFTKQSQVHRHQFMGSQVIKMFPGKDDEHAAVALSALIRALDELDMVAIVRYAYDRRSNPQVGAAFPCITKDYECLMYVQLPFTEDLRQFTFPSLENNKKLTPSDTQLSIVDSLIDSMMLTEEEDEEKKDLFEVQNIPNPAFQRHFQCLHHRAVNPGTPLPPMEPWLKAALERPDIISEQCRASLEEMKKKFPLVEVEKKKKLKTSAQIFGKDSEEPDTKKAKGDDEEEEFNLADIAEGSVTSVGSVDPARDFRSLIKQKSLPFGEACQQLTHRIEQLLSNKNTHYFMKSITCIQAFREQSVKLENADLYNSYLQSLKRSIPNRGLEVFWDLLVQDAITLISKDEVEGSTVSKNEANQFLVSEEKKEEAAAPPAEDTGDLDDLLDMM; encoded by the exons ATGGCAGGTTCTAAA TCAGCTTCTGTGCTGTGCATGGATGTGGGATTCTCCATGTCCAACTCTGCCCCGGGTGAAGAGCCTCCCTTTGAACTTGCCAAAAAAGTCATTCAGAAGTTTGTCCAGCGCCAG GTTTTTGCAGAGACAAAGGATGAACTGGCTTTAGTTCTGTTTGGCACGGACTCCACAAATAACCCACTGGATAAGGATGGTCAGTACCAGAACATCTCAGTGCATCGTCACCTCATGATGCCTGATTTTGACCTTCTGGAGGAAATACAGAATCAGGTCCATCCACAGGGCTCGCAGGCTGATT GGCTGGATGCTCTCGTCGTGAGCATGGATCTCCTTCAGAGAGAAACCAA agacaAAAAGTTTGATCGTCTCATCATTGCCCTCCTGACTGACCTCAACACTCAGGCCAGCTCTGAGCACCTTGACGTTATCATTGAGAACCTGAAACAAGCTAACATCACCCTGCAGTTTTT TCTGCCATTCGCtgcagaggaagatgaagaaggtggaggagatggagacagGAGAGGCCCTGGTCATCACGGCACAGGCAAAGGACTGACCAGTGAACAGAAAGATGGTCTGGACATGATGAAACACATCGTGCTTACCCTGGATGAGGAGGACGGCCTGGAGGAAATTTACACCTTCAG GAATGCAATTGAACAGCTCTGCATGTTCAAGCGTATAGAGAGGAGACCCATGGCCTGGCCCTGTCAGCTCACCATTGGCAGCGCTCTGTCTATCCGTATCGTTGGATACAAAGCA GTGACCGAAGAGAAACTTAAGAAATCGTGGACGACGGTGGACGCTCAAAGCAACAAGAGAGACGACGTGAAGAGAGAGACCGTCTACTGTCTGGATGACGACAATGAGACAGAGGTGCAGAAGGACGATACCATCCAAG gttttcGTTATGGAAGTGATATCGTTCCCTTCGCCAAAGTAGATCAAGACCAGATGAAATACAAGCATGATGGAAAGTGCTTTGCTGTCCTCGGCTTCACCAAACAGAGCCAG GTGCATCGCCATCAGTTCATGGGGAGTCAAGTCATCAAGATGTTTCCTGGCAAAGATGACgag CATGCTGCAGTCGCACTATCCGCTCTAATCCGAGCACTGGATGAACTGGACATGGTGGCCATTGTACGTTACGCCTACGACCGTCGCAGCAACCCTCAAGTAGGAGCAGCCTTCCCATGCATCACCAAAGACTACGAG TGTCTGATGTATGTTCAGCTGCCCTTCACCGAAGACCTCAGACAGTTTACATTTCCATCTCTTGAGAACAACAAAAAGCTCACTCCATCAG ACACTCAGCTGTCGATAGTAGACTCTCTCATTGACTCCATGATGTTgactgaggaggaagatgaagaaaaaaaggacttGTTCGAGGTCCAGAACATTCCCAACCCTGCCTTCCAGAGGCACTTccag TGTCTGCACCATCGGGCCGTGAACCCAGGGACCCCTCTTCCCCCAATGGAGCCGTGGCTGAAGGCTGCTCTTGAGCGCCCTGATATCATCAGTGAACAGTGCCGGGCTTCACTGGAGGAGATGAAAAAGAAGTTTCCCCTTGTTGAggtggagaagaaaaagaagctgaagACGAGTGCTCAGATTTTTGGCAAAGA TTCTGAGGAGCCAGATACCAAGAAGGCCAAAGGAGAtgacgaagaggaggagtttAACTTGGCTGACATCGCTGAAGGCTCTGTTACTTCG GTGGGCAGCGTTGATCCAGCCCGAGATTTCCGTTCTCTGATTAAGCAGAAGAGTCTTCCGTTCGGAGAGG CCTGTCAGCAACTGACTCACAGGATAGAGCAGTTGCTAAgcaacaagaacacacactacttcatgaaaagcaTCACCTGTATCCAGGCTTTTAGGGAGCAGTCGGTTAAG CTGGAGAATGCAGATCTGTACAACAGCTACCTTCAATCCCTGAAAAGAAGCATCCCAAACAGAGGGCTGGAGGTCTTCTGGGACCTGCTTGTTCAAG ATGCCATAACTCTGATCAGCAAGGACGAGGTTGAAGGAAGCACGGTATCCAAAAACGAAGCTAATCAG TTTCTGGTTtctgaggagaagaaagaggaggcagCTGCACCACCGGCTGAAGATACAGGAGACTTGGATGACCTG CTGGACATGATGTAA